The Mycolicibacterium insubricum DNA segment TTTCGGGGTGAGGCGGACCATCAGCTTGCTGATACCCCTCACGAAGTTGGACTGCACGTACTCGGGTTCGCCGACGACCTCGATGTTCTCGAAGCGAGGAAGCAGCTCCTCCCAGAGAATCCGCAGCTGCAGCTCGGCCAGCCGGTTGCCCATGCAACGGTGGACACCGAAGCCGAAGGAGATGTGGTTGCGGGCGTTGGCCCGGTCGATGATGAAGTCGTCGGGCTGATCGAATACGCGCTCGTCGCGGTTGCCCGAGGCGTACCACATCACCACCTTGTCGCCCTTGCGAATGAACTGCCCGTTGAGCATGGTGTCGGCCGTGGCGATCCGGCGCATATAGGCCAGCGGCGTCTGCCACCGAATGATCTCCGAGTTCATGTTGGGGATCAGGTCGGGGTTGGCCTTCAGCTTCTCGAACTGGTCCGGGTACCGGTTCAACGCGAGAACACCGCCGCTCATCGAGTTCCGGGTGGTGTCGTTGCCTCCGACGATCAGCAGCACGAGGTTGCCCAAGAACTCCATCGGTCGTTTGATCAGATCCTTGGTGCTCTCGTTGCTCTGCAACATGGTGATCAGATCGAAGCCGGGTTCCTCCCCGGCAGCGGTCCGGGCCGCCTTGTCGTGCCAGTGCTCGCTGAGACCCCGCGCCATATCGCGCATGCCTGCGAACGTCTCGTCAAGGTCCGAGGGACCGCCATTGGCCTGCTCCATCGAGGTTGCCAGATCTGACCACTCGACGAGCTTGCGACGCTGCTCGTACGGGAAGTCCAGGAGGGTCGCAAGCATCCGAGCGGTCAGCTCGATCGAGACATTCTGCACCCAGTCGAACGGCTGATCCAGGGGCAGATCGTCCAGCACCTCCTGGACGCGCGAGCGGATCAGCCCCTCCATCTCACGCAGGTTCTTGGGCGCGACCACCCCTTGGACGGCGGCCCGCTGCCTGTCGTGGCGTGGCGGATCCATCGCGATGAACATCGCGACATCCAGGAAACGAGGGGGGGACCCGATGACGATGAACGGCTCGGAGGAGAAGACCTCATGGTTC contains these protein-coding regions:
- a CDS encoding cytochrome P450, translated to MKVSEAITEKVQATIPIDLQIQGAHLYDKTRRLVTGTNGKKIFVESPLPPVEDVELADIDLSNPFLYRQGLWQSYYERLRNEAPVHYQPNSPFGPFWSVTRHADIVTVEKNHEVFSSEPFIVIGSPPRFLDVAMFIAMDPPRHDRQRAAVQGVVAPKNLREMEGLIRSRVQEVLDDLPLDQPFDWVQNVSIELTARMLATLLDFPYEQRRKLVEWSDLATSMEQANGGPSDLDETFAGMRDMARGLSEHWHDKAARTAAGEEPGFDLITMLQSNESTKDLIKRPMEFLGNLVLLIVGGNDTTRNSMSGGVLALNRYPDQFEKLKANPDLIPNMNSEIIRWQTPLAYMRRIATADTMLNGQFIRKGDKVVMWYASGNRDERVFDQPDDFIIDRANARNHISFGFGVHRCMGNRLAELQLRILWEELLPRFENIEVVGEPEYVQSNFVRGISKLMVRLTPKSDA